In Rhodamnia argentea isolate NSW1041297 chromosome 11, ASM2092103v1, whole genome shotgun sequence, one genomic interval encodes:
- the LOC115742131 gene encoding peamaclein-like isoform X1, whose product MKLAFAALLLVSLVLASSLHAMAGGLSPQPAPGLCDTKCGERCQKAGEKDRCLQYCGICCQKCQCVPSGTYGNKSECPCYRDMKNSKGTAKCP is encoded by the exons ATGAAGCTTGCTTTTGCCGCCCTCCTCCTCGTTTCTCTTGTTCTCGCCTCCTCTTTGCACGCCATGGCCGGCGGTCTGAGCCCGCAGCCCGCTCCGG GTTTGTGCGACACCAAGTGTGGCGAGAGGTGCCAGAAAGCGGGGGAAAAGGACCGATGCCTCCAGTACTGTGGAATCTGCTGCCAGAAGTGCCAATGCGTGCCGTCGGGGACGTACGGGAACAAATCGGAGTGCCCTTGCTACAGGGACATGAAGAACTCCAAGGGCACTGCCAAATGCCCTTGA